A single genomic interval of Fibrobacter sp. UWB13 harbors:
- a CDS encoding energy-coupling factor transporter transmembrane component T, producing the protein MIFSAPLVYSLLMVVVASVLLLLEGKWKFVCTFFFVYLSAGFFFDFVKNLDIGTSGTIILASLFLMYRIMPACAVLYYVITTTKVNEFLACMSRMHVSNKVTIPLIVMIRFFPTVYDESRAIGNAMRMRRIRLFSLRTLKSPVAFLEYRLVPLLVSVTKIGDELSIAAVTRGLSAETKRTCIATIGFRWVDFVVCAYCIVVVVAFATS; encoded by the coding sequence ATGATTTTTTCCGCTCCGCTTGTCTATAGCTTGTTGATGGTTGTTGTAGCGTCTGTTTTGCTGTTGCTTGAGGGAAAGTGGAAATTTGTTTGCACTTTCTTTTTTGTTTATTTGAGTGCTGGCTTTTTCTTTGATTTTGTGAAAAATTTGGATATTGGTACCTCGGGTACGATAATTCTTGCATCGTTGTTTTTGATGTACCGTATTATGCCGGCCTGTGCTGTGCTTTATTATGTGATAACAACTACCAAGGTCAATGAATTTTTGGCATGCATGTCGCGAATGCATGTTTCGAACAAGGTGACGATACCCTTGATTGTGATGATTCGATTTTTCCCGACGGTGTATGATGAATCCCGTGCGATTGGCAATGCCATGAGAATGCGCAGAATTCGCTTGTTCAGTTTGCGAACTTTAAAAAGTCCAGTGGCGTTTCTTGAATATCGGCTGGTTCCGCTTTTGGTTTCTGTTACGAAAATTGGTGATGAACTTTCGATTGCGGCGGTGACGCGTGGACTCTCGGCAGAAACAAAACGCACCTGCATTGCAACGATTGGATTTCGCTGGGTGGATTTTGTTGTGTGCGC
- a CDS encoding MptD family putative ECF transporter S component: protein MRTTGKKSSNTLVRDLVNVGIFGALYLVLSGLGASIGFIPAFIVVSTCVVSLVTSVPLFLFFSKVERPLLCCVLLCTLFGVVMTISGHGISFGLLCVIYGVLAGICLKLFHKNFVGCLLANVMISFVPSSMMIPLWSSTEEYLAYCSSICDKAYIAHLAELSSSYWPLIGLFGFGAAGAVVGGFIARRVMKKHFERIGLAQ from the coding sequence ATGAGAACTACTGGTAAAAAATCTTCGAATACATTGGTGCGTGACCTTGTGAACGTGGGCATTTTTGGTGCTCTTTACCTTGTGCTTTCTGGACTTGGAGCGAGCATCGGTTTTATTCCTGCGTTTATTGTGGTTTCCACATGCGTAGTGAGCTTGGTGACGAGCGTCCCGCTATTCCTTTTCTTTTCGAAAGTCGAAAGACCTTTACTTTGCTGTGTGCTACTTTGCACGCTTTTCGGAGTTGTCATGACAATCTCTGGTCATGGAATTTCTTTTGGTTTACTTTGTGTGATATATGGCGTTTTGGCGGGCATTTGCTTAAAGCTGTTCCATAAAAATTTTGTCGGTTGCCTGCTAGCTAATGTAATGATAAGTTTTGTACCTTCTTCGATGATGATTCCGCTTTGGTCTTCGACCGAAGAATATTTGGCGTATTGCAGTTCTATTTGTGATAAGGCTTATATTGCTCATTTGGCGGAGCTTTCTAGCAGCTATTGGCCTTTGATTGGTCTTTTTGGATTTGGTGCCGCAGGTGCTGTGGTGGGTGGCTTCATTGCTCGTCGCGTGATGAAGAAGCATTTTGAACGCATCGGACTTGCGCAGTGA